From Bombyx mori chromosome 10, ASM3026992v2, a single genomic window includes:
- the LOC101743276 gene encoding uncharacterized protein LOC101743276: MNKINKRIPGILPPPPKTEIDGKITDLSLKTIPELLELRDRQIKLLNNKSFISKLSDKGAKIQILYDKILSELKAKQEEEDACRMFENMKLNGIDKQSVQELEWTGTIKQSTDLDSDDDSDPEDVLKILTQNSFHEKKIKILEPEKLSITPEDLIKIDEIPHVRYIVNKTEHNTKAKVTRQFKPHKTTNTDVHNPEKEIQRGKNKCKKWEVTAATPPPTIHGPAKILSIEDSLKLQQEHNLRLKEVNALHAAERLASMAGVKMSQLPLDLSRFGSYRDTNSDDYESDGEGSDKEVHDEEPEKGGVIFTIMK, from the coding sequence atgaacaAGATAAATAAAAGGATACCTGGTATCTTGCCGCCGCCGCCAAAAACAGAAATCGATGGAAAAATCACCGATCTATCGTTAAAAACTATTCCTGAGTTGCTTGAACTACGAGATAGACAAATTAagttattaaacaataaaagttttatatCTAAACTAAGTGACAAAGGTGCTAAAATACAGATTTTGTACGATAAAATCTTATCCGAATTAAAAGCGAAGCAAGAGGAAGAAGATGCGTGTCGGATGTTCGAAAATATGAAACTGAATGGAATTGACAAACAATCCGTACAAGAATTAGAATGGACAGGTACAATTAAACAATCCACAGATTTAGATTCAGATGACGACAGTGACCCTGAAGATGTCCTAAAAATCTTGACTCAGAACTCATTCCAtgagaaaaaaattaagattttagAACCTGAAAAACTTTCGATAACCCCTGAAGATCTAATCAAGATAGATGAGATCCCCCACGTAAGATATATAGTTAACAAAACGGAACACAACACCAAAGCCAAAGTAACGAGACAGTTTAAGCCACATAAGACCACAAACACAGATGTCCACAACCCAGAAAAGGAAATACAAAGAGGAAAGAACAAATGTAAAAAATGGGAGGTGACTGCTGCCACACCTCCTCCTACAATACATGGGCCAGCAAAAATATTATCCATAGAAGACTCATTAAAACTCCAGCAAGAACATAACTTACGTCTTAAAGAGGTGAATGCATTACATGCAGCTGAGAGGCTGGCTTCAATGGCTGGAGTCAAAATGAGTCAGTTGCCATTGGATTTATCAAGGTTTGGTTCATACCGAGACACCAATAGTGATGATTATGAGTCTGATGGTGAGGGCAGTGACAAAGAAGTTCATGATGAGGAGCCTGAGAAAGGAGGTGTCATATTTACCATAAtgaaataa
- the LOC692902 gene encoding RNA binding motif protein 18 (The RefSeq protein has 1 substitution compared to this genomic sequence): MEGTVPLHLDPVHQNEVCDRRLWIGNLDLRVNEYQLLKLVRVYGNIEKFDMLFHRSGPAAGQPRGFAFVTYKLKQDAVKAMNSLNGQLLGCKRICVKFAKHTADDQDKPKPELGIPALAGAKPEFKLSKKTAIQSIEAKLKMMENMNPGDDLVINKLAANETPIITQYQNKALQPPNKTVSSFRRRHPYHKKR, translated from the exons ATGGAAGGAACG gtTCCATTACATTTGGACCCAGTCCACCAGAATGAAGTCTGTGACAGAAGATTATGGATCGGGAATCTAGACCTGAGAGTCAATGagtat CAATTACTGAAACTGGTCCGCGTCTATGGGAATATTGAGAAGTTCGACATGCTGTTCCATCGTAGCGGACCTGCAGCCGGACAGCCGAGAGGGTTTGCGTTTGTTACATACAAATTGAAACAAGATGCTGTTAAGGCAATGAACTCATTGAATGGACAGTTACTAGGCTGCAAAAGGATATGTGTCAAATTTGCTAAACACACTGCT gATGATCAAGATAAACCAAAACCAGAGCTAGGTATACCGGCGTTGGCTGGTGCAAAACCAGAGTTTAAACTCAGCAAAAAGACAGCCATCCAATCCATAGAGGCTAAACTCAAGATGATGGAGAATATGAACCCCGGTGATGACTTTGTGATCAATAAATTAGCCGCTAATGAGACTCCAATAATAACACAATACCAGAATAAAGCCCTGCAACCTCCAAATAAAACGGTCAGCTCGTTTCGAAGACGACACCCATATCATAAGAAGAGATAA